In Nicotiana tabacum cultivar K326 chromosome 21, ASM71507v2, whole genome shotgun sequence, one DNA window encodes the following:
- the LOC142175122 gene encoding uncharacterized protein LOC142175122, with product MSNVLVVPDFMFNLLSMSKLTKELSRSVNFFPGFCVFQELWSGKVKGIGRQREDLDIYKEAAIDNHSRYTWIYLLQLKSEAIVAINSFLSMDLGILHQNNCVHTPQQNEVVERKHRHILNIARALRFQFKVPIRYWGICIKTAVYLMNRLHSIVTSNKSPYELLFKKHATLHHLMVFGCLCFATIIPKGDKPNDNLATSLEPTVVDSDSFDLELSPSFALEHEEGDNINKVSTSFDAGHIPSDGVHAPVTRKSSRDSKQPVWMKDYITTKQSTRKHPISNHLSYDNIKLTYQAYLAKFSTFVMPKCYIDAVKYTKWIETIK from the exons ATGAGTAATGTGTTGGTTGTCCCTGATTTCATGTTTAACTTGTTATCAATGTCCAAACTGACCAAAGAATTATCACGCTCTGTCAACTTTTTCCCTGGCTTCTGTGTCTTTCAGGAGCTCTGGAGTGGCAAGGTGAAGGGGATTGGCAGACAAAGAGAAGATTTGGACATATACAAAGAAGCAGCTATTG ATAATCACAGTAGGTATACATGGATCTATTTGTTGCAACTTAAGTCTGAAGCTATTGTGGCTATTAACTCTTTCTTGTCCATG GATTTAGGCATACTTCATCAGAACAACTGTGTTCACACTCCTCAACAGAATGAGGTGGTTGAAAGAAAACATAGGCACATATTGAATATAGCTAGGGCACTAAGGTTTCAATTCAAAGTGCCTATTAGATACTGGGGAATATGTATCAAGACTGCAGTTTACCTTATGAACAGACTTCATTCTATTGTAACTAGTAACAAAAGTCCTTATGAGTTATTGTTCAAGAAGCATGCAACATTGCATCACTTAATGGTGTTTGGATGTCTGTGTTTTGCAACTATAATTCCTAAAGGAGACAA GCCTAATGATAATCTTGCCACCTCACTTGAACCTACTGTCGTTGATTCTGATTCGTTTGACCTGGAATTAAGTCCTTCCTTTGCTCTGGAGCATGAAGAGGGAGATAACATCAATAAGGTATCAACATCCTTTGATGCTGGTCATATTCCATCAGATGGAGTTCATGCTCCAGTCACCAGGAAGTCTTCAAGAGATTCCAAGCAGCCTGTTTGGATGAAGGATTACATTACCACCAAACAAAGCACCAGAAAACACCCCATCTCCAATCACTTGTCCTATGATAACATCAAGCTAACATATCAAGCATATCTTGCGAAATTCTCTACATTTGTGATGCCCAAGTGCTACATAGATGCCGTAAAATATACCAAGTGGATAGAGACAATAAAGTAG